Part of the Mycolicibacterium mengxianglii genome is shown below.
CGCTGGGCAGGCCGGGTGCGATGCGGGCGAAGCAGTCGCGGTCGACTTCGAGGGTCTTGAGGTCACGCGCGTTGACCCCGATCACTTTCGCGCCGGCCTGCAGCGCACGGTCGGCCTCCTCCTCGGTGTGCACCTCGACCAGTGCGGTCATACCAAGCGATTCGGTGCGCTCGAGCATCGATTCCAGTGCGGGCTGTTCGAGTGCCGCCACGATCAGCAACAACATATCCGCGCCGTGCGCGCGGGCTTCGTGTATCTGATAGGGGCCGACCAAGAAGTCCTTGCGCAACACCGGAATCGTCACCGCTGCCCGCACCGCGTCCAGATCGGCCAGCGATCCGTGGAACCGGCGCTCTTCGGTCAGCACGCTGATGATGCGGGCTCCCCCGCTCTGATACGCGCGGGCGAGGTCCGCCGGGTCCGGGATGTTGGCCAACTGTCCACGGGACGGGCTGGCCCGCTTGACTTCCGCGATCACTCCGATGCCGGGTTCGCGAAGCGCTGCCATCACATTACGGGGAGGCGGGGCAGCATTCGCGGCGGCCCTGACCTCGGAAAAGCTGACAATTGCCTCACGTGCGGCAACGTCAGCGCGGACTCCTTCGATGATGGAGTCGAGGACGGTCGCCGAACTCATCCCTGCCGGTCCCTTCTCATTTCCCGCCGGGCAGTGAGGTGGGTGTCGACCTGGACCGAATGTTGCCCGCCCCCCACGACCCGAAGTCGTCCATGAAGGGTAGCCGCCGAGCGGCCCCCGATGTTCACCGACCCTCCCCGTCGGACGTGCCGTCGGGCCGCTTGGGCTCGTCGCCTGACGGAGGGTTCCCGGTGCCGGGTTTGCCCGTGGTCGGGTCCCGTCCTTCATCCAGTGCGTCCCAGATCATGCGCTCCGACATCGCGCCGTCGGCCGTCGCGGTGTGGCCCGAGAGTTGCTCGTCGGCGGTGTCGCGAACGGCGGCGCGCCGGGCGGCAGGCGCAACGTACTTCGTGGAAGTGCCTTTGGCCGCGTTCGCCGACCGGATCAACAACACCGCAGCCACCAG
Proteins encoded:
- the trpC gene encoding indole-3-glycerol phosphate synthase TrpC, which produces MSSATVLDSIIEGVRADVAAREAIVSFSEVRAAANAAPPPRNVMAALREPGIGVIAEVKRASPSRGQLANIPDPADLARAYQSGGARIISVLTEERRFHGSLADLDAVRAAVTIPVLRKDFLVGPYQIHEARAHGADMLLLIVAALEQPALESMLERTESLGMTALVEVHTEEEADRALQAGAKVIGVNARDLKTLEVDRDCFARIAPGLPSDVIRVAESGVRGTADLLAYAGAGADAVLVGEGLVTSGDPRTAVSDLVTAGTHPSCPKPAR